The window CGATCTCACAACGGGAGCATCGGTGACACTCCTCCAACCGGTGCAGAAACAGAAACTGTAACCAATGTCCTGACACAATATGTAACACATGTCTTGACACCGTACATCGAAGACGGACCCGCCCTACAAGGCGTGCGTTAGGGTGCGTGGTGCACGGGGACGTACACCACGCACAGGCACCGTAATTGAAGATGGATTCCCGTCCGCCACGGCGGACCTTACGGCTTTCGAGGGAATGACAGAACTTCGTTCTGTCCCACTCTGGCGGGTTCGAGGACGGACCCGCCCTACGAGTACTGGCGGGTTCGAGGACGGACCCGCCCTACGAGTACTGGCGGGTTCGAGGACAGACCCGCCCTACGAGGACTGGCGGGTTCGAGGACGGGCCCACCCTACAAGGCGTGCGTTAGGGTACGTGGTGCACGGGGACGTACACCACGCACGGTAGTATTGTCGGGCGGGTCCCACCTGCCGTTCGTCGGAGGCGGACTCACTTTAGGTGGGCCACAAACGACAGGGTACGTGGTGCACGGGGACGTACACCACGCACGTATTTGGAAATGAAACGCAGCAACGATAAGCAGTGAAGTGAGTCGCGTGAAAGTAGAACTGACCAACAAAAACGATCTCAAGCGGGAACTCAATATCGAGGTGCCGGCCGAACGGGTCGAATCCGAAATCAGCCGCAAACTGAATGATTTCCGCAGGCAATCCACGATCAAAGGCTTCCGCAAAGGCAAAGCGCCGCTGACCATGATCAAGTCTTTGTACGGCGACGAGGCGCGCGCCGAAGTGGCCGACGAGTTGATCAAAGCCACCCTCTCCGACGCGGTCAAGGAAAAGGACCTGAAAATCGCCGGGCCGCCCACCCTGACCAAGCTCGATTTCACCGAGGCGGGCGATCTGGTGTTCAGCGCCGAAGTGGAAGTGTTCCCGGAACTGGGCGCGATAACGTACGACGGGCTGTCGGTGACGAAGTCAAAACTCGAGGTGCCGGACGCCGATGTCGACGAGATAGTCGGATTCTACCGCCAGCGCTACTCGGAAGTTCGCGAGGTGAACCGCCCGCTCGGTGAAAACGACGTGGCGATGCTGGATTTGTCGAAGGTGGACGATCCGCGCGGGATCATGCCGAAAGACACGTATGAGGATGTCGAGATCGATTTAGCCAAGCCGACGACGATCGCGGAGTTCAAAAAGGAACTGCCGGGGCTGAAGGCGGGCGAGTCGAAAGACGTGAAAGTCACCTATGCCGACGATTACGGCGACGAGCGGATGGCGGGGGCGACGATCACGTACAAGGCGACCGTGAAGAAGGTGCAGGAACGGCTGCTGCCGGAATTCAACGATATACTCGCGAAGCGGACCGGCCAGGCCGAGACGGCGCTGGAACTTCGGATGAACATCCGCAAAGAACTCGAGGCGGAGCGCAAGGATGTCGCGAGAAACCA of the Candidatus Zixiibacteriota bacterium genome contains:
- the tig gene encoding trigger factor, yielding MKVELTNKNDLKRELNIEVPAERVESEISRKLNDFRRQSTIKGFRKGKAPLTMIKSLYGDEARAEVADELIKATLSDAVKEKDLKIAGPPTLTKLDFTEAGDLVFSAEVEVFPELGAITYDGLSVTKSKLEVPDADVDEIVGFYRQRYSEVREVNRPLGENDVAMLDLSKVDDPRGIMPKDTYEDVEIDLAKPTTIAEFKKELPGLKAGESKDVKVTYADDYGDERMAGATITYKATVKKVQERLLPEFNDILAKRTGQAETALELRMNIRKELEAERKDVARNHQRGEIIHQMCEKNPIPIPESLTEEYLDAMVKDYQQQFPGAKEEEIRKNYRENAINSIRWNLLYHKLAEQEKIEVSPADTENWINGFAKANNVTPEQAKQALSKSGRANTIRDSLLEQKVLDFLFEKARVVETA